In the Clostridium sp. 'White wine YQ' genome, CTGGTCCAAAGGAGAAATTAAGATCTCCAATTGATTCTTCCGCTGGTGATAATCCAGATGCATCTACTCCATTATCATCGTTTGTTAGAGAGTAACCCATTACTCTATATCCATCAGCTGTAAGAAGATTACCTTCTTCATCAAGTACAAATGCCCCATCTCTTGAGTACATAAGTTGTGAACCTGATGTTGCAAGTGATTGCTCAGTTATATTGTGTGCACCAGCTCTTTGGCTTACTTGTAAAGTCTTATCTCCAAATACTGTAGGTCCGCTACTAACCATGAAGAATCCATCACCGTCTATAGCAACATCTAAAGCTCTTCCTGTAGGTTGCATCATACCATTAGTCATAATAGTATCTATACTTGCAAGTTGAACACCTAACCCTACTTGTTGAGCATTAACTCCACCTTGGTTATTGTTTGGTGACATTGAAGATTTAACTGTTTGATATAAAGTGTCTTGGAATGTAGCTCTTGAAGCTTTGAAAGCTGTTGTTCCAACGTTTGATATATTATTACCTATAACATCTAATTTAGTTTGGTTAGCTTTCATACCAGCTATACCTGAATACATTGATCTTAACATTTTTTGACCTCCATAAATTCATTTTTTTCCCGCTTCTGTCATTCCGCAGGCTTAGGCTTCCTAATAAGGTCCAGCCTATAATATTACTACACTATCGATATTGGTAAACACATTTTCCTGTGCTCTTGTTTTATCAACTGCTGTTATTATGGTATTGTTTTGAACTGAAGCGATTATAGCTACGTCTTTATATAACATTAAGGTATTTTTTGAACCTTTTTCTCTAGCTTTTCCTAACCCCTTCTCAAGTTCCTTATAGTCTGTTTGTGTGAAATTAATTTCACTTAACCTCTCAGCTGCATGATTTGAGAGAGTAAAACCTTCCTTGTTTCCTAAAGTACTATTCTTAATTTCATTTTTAAGTATTTCTTTAAAACTACTATTTGTACTACTTGTCTCACTGCTTCTTGTAATTTCCTTAGGCTCCGGAAAATTTCCTATAGGATAAGCGTGTCCATTTATTATTCTGTAACTCATCTTATTTTACTACGCTGTAGTTCCAGATTGAGATTGTTTATCTACCTTTGTTATTTTATCAACGCCAACTGTAATTATTTCGCCAGTAGTATCATTCTTCATTCTAATATTTACAACACCATTATCTTTAGTAACACCCAATACTACCCCTGTAATATAGTTTCCAGAACTATCTTTATCACTTAATTGAACCTTTTTATCAATAAAACTTGTAGCCATTAGTAAGCTCATATTCCCATTTAAGCTAGACAATGCTGGTAGTGAATAATCTGGAACTTCTAAAACTGTCACAACGTCTGACATATCATAGTCTTTATATACATTTTGTCCATTTTGATTTATTTGAATGGATAATGTTGTTTTTCCATTTTGATTTGTAACTGCTTGTACTACTCCTGTTATCGGATTTCCTTTATCATCTAATTCTTTAAGGGTTACACCTTTACCGGTTAAAGAGTTTGAAGCAAAGTTTGACATTGTAGTGTTTAAGTTAGCCATTTGTTCCATTGAAGTAAACTGAGCCATTTGTGAAATATATTGTGTTGAATCTTGGTTTTGAGTTGGATCTTGATTCGAAAGCTCAGCTGATAATATCTTAAGAAATGAATTTTTATCCATATCACTTCCTGGTTTTACTATAGCAGTTCCTCTATCTGTCGCTCTTGATCCGGTGTAGCTATTAGCCACAGTTGCTGAACTAAGTGGATTACTCATATATACCTCCTTATGCTAATTTATTTAAATTATTATATAGTAGAGTCTCTTCAGTCTCCTCAGTTATTTCTGCTATCTCAGGAGTTTCAGTTTTGCTTGATGAATTACTTCTTCCATCATTTCCTTTTTCTGTTCCAAAGTTTT is a window encoding:
- a CDS encoding TIGR02530 family flagellar biosynthesis protein; the encoded protein is MSYRIINGHAYPIGNFPEPKEITRSSETSSTNSSFKEILKNEIKNSTLGNKEGFTLSNHAAERLSEINFTQTDYKELEKGLGKAREKGSKNTLMLYKDVAIIASVQNNTIITAVDKTRAQENVFTNIDSVVIL
- a CDS encoding flagellar hook capping FlgD N-terminal domain-containing protein, encoding MSNPLSSATVANSYTGSRATDRGTAIVKPGSDMDKNSFLKILSAELSNQDPTQNQDSTQYISQMAQFTSMEQMANLNTTMSNFASNSLTGKGVTLKELDDKGNPITGVVQAVTNQNGKTTLSIQINQNGQNVYKDYDMSDVVTVLEVPDYSLPALSSLNGNMSLLMATSFIDKKVQLSDKDSSGNYITGVVLGVTKDNGVVNIRMKNDTTGEIITVGVDKITKVDKQSQSGTTA